One window of Myxococcus xanthus genomic DNA carries:
- a CDS encoding reverse transcriptase family protein translates to MTARLDPFVPAASPQAVPTPELTAPSSDAAAKREARRLAHEALLVRAKAIDEAGGADDWVQAQLVSKGLAVEDLDFSSASEKDKKAWKEKKKAEATERRALKRQAHEAWKATHVGHLGAGVHWAEDRLADAFDVPHREERARANGLTELDSAEALAKALGLSVSKLRWFAFHREVDTATHYVSWTIPKRDGSKRTITSPKPELKAAQRWVLSNVVERLPVHGAAHGFVAGRSILTNALAHQGADVVVKVDLKDFFPSVTWRRVKGLLRKGGLPEGTSTLLSLLSTEAPREAVQFRGKLLHVAKGPRALPQGAPTSPGITNALCLKLDKRLSALAKRLGFTYTRYADDLTFSWTKAKQPKPRRTQRPPVAVLLSRVQEVVEAEGFRVHPDKTRVARKGTRQRVTGLVVNAAGKDAPAARVPRDVVRQLRAAIHNRKKGKPGREGESLEQLKGMAAFIHMTDPAKGRAFLAQLTELESTASAAPQAE, encoded by the coding sequence ATGACCGCCAGGCTGGACCCGTTCGTCCCCGCAGCTTCGCCGCAGGCCGTGCCCACGCCCGAGCTCACCGCTCCGTCGTCAGACGCGGCCGCGAAGCGTGAAGCCCGCCGGCTCGCGCACGAAGCGTTGCTCGTCCGCGCGAAGGCCATCGACGAAGCGGGCGGCGCCGACGACTGGGTGCAGGCGCAGCTCGTCTCCAAGGGCCTCGCGGTGGAGGACCTGGACTTCTCCAGCGCCTCCGAGAAGGACAAGAAGGCCTGGAAGGAGAAGAAGAAGGCCGAGGCCACCGAGCGCCGCGCGCTGAAGCGTCAGGCGCACGAGGCGTGGAAGGCCACGCACGTGGGCCACCTGGGCGCGGGCGTGCACTGGGCGGAGGACCGCCTGGCCGACGCGTTCGACGTGCCCCACCGCGAGGAGCGCGCCCGGGCCAACGGCCTGACGGAGCTGGACTCGGCGGAGGCGCTGGCCAAGGCGCTGGGGCTGAGCGTGTCCAAGCTGCGCTGGTTCGCGTTCCACCGCGAGGTGGACACGGCCACGCACTACGTGAGCTGGACGATTCCGAAGCGGGACGGCAGCAAGCGCACGATTACGTCCCCCAAGCCTGAGCTGAAGGCAGCGCAGCGCTGGGTGCTGTCCAACGTCGTGGAGCGGCTGCCGGTGCACGGCGCGGCGCACGGCTTCGTGGCGGGACGCTCCATCCTCACCAACGCGCTGGCCCACCAGGGCGCGGACGTGGTGGTGAAGGTGGACCTCAAGGACTTCTTCCCCTCCGTCACCTGGCGCCGGGTGAAGGGCCTGTTGCGCAAGGGCGGCCTGCCGGAGGGCACGTCCACGCTGCTGTCGCTGCTCTCCACGGAAGCGCCGCGGGAGGCGGTGCAGTTCCGGGGCAAGCTGCTGCACGTGGCCAAGGGCCCGCGCGCGCTGCCCCAGGGCGCGCCCACGTCGCCGGGCATCACCAACGCGCTGTGCCTGAAGCTGGACAAGCGGCTGTCCGCGCTCGCGAAGCGGCTGGGCTTCACGTACACGCGCTACGCGGACGACCTGACCTTCTCGTGGACGAAGGCGAAGCAGCCCAAGCCGCGGCGGACGCAGCGTCCCCCGGTGGCGGTGCTGCTGTCTCGCGTGCAGGAAGTGGTGGAGGCGGAGGGCTTCCGCGTGCACCCGGACAAGACGCGCGTGGCGCGCAAGGGCACGCGGCAGCGGGTGACGGGGCTGGTCGTGAATGCGGCGGGCAAGGACGCGCCGGCGGCCCGAGTCCCGCGCGACGTGGTGCGCCAGCTCCGCGCCGCCATCCACAACCGGAAGAAGGGCAAGCCGGGCCGCGAGGGCGAGTCGCTGGAGCAGCTCAAGGGCATGGCCGCCTTCATCCACATGACGGACCCGGCCAAGGGCCGCGCCTTCCTGGCTCAGCTCACGGAGCTGGAGTCCACGGCGAGCGCGGCTCCGCAGGCGGAGTGA